Genomic DNA from Terriglobales bacterium:
CCAAGTCTGCTCTGGTGAGCAGCGAGACTGGCACGACTTTTGACGTCATTGCCAACGTCCACGGCGGCGGAGTCAACGGACAGGCCGACGCGGTGAAGATGGGCATTGCCCGCGCACTGCTTGAGTTCAACGTCGAGCTTCGCAAGAAGCTGAAGGGTGAAGGTCTGCTCTCGCGTGATGCGCGCGGCAAAGAGCGCAAGAAGTACGGACAAAAGGGAGCAAGAAAGCGCTTCCAATTCTCGAAGCGCTAGCGCGCTTCGAGGCTATCGGCTGTCGGCCATCGGCTTTCGGCTTTTTGAGGGAGTCCTCAAATTCAATGCCGGAAGTCGGGGCTTTCACCGTGCATCGAGT
This window encodes:
- the rpsI gene encoding 30S ribosomal protein S9, whose product is MADLVQYYGTGRRKSSIARVFLRPGSGKFTVNDREFDKYFVTDAQRVAAKSALVSSETGTTFDVIANVHGGGVNGQADAVKMGIARALLEFNVELRKKLKGEGLLSRDARGKERKKYGQKGARKRFQFSKR